From a single Natronorubrum tibetense GA33 genomic region:
- a CDS encoding helix-turn-helix domain-containing protein, with product MSIEPTEASGVCLTLEIWHPNCWTTRVTADTDSGLLGHTVYTAADGTVNGHFTVYGNTTDAVEGCIAEIKDTPLTGDVTVMQRRHDFTHEIAAPGNATQDIFVEYDPDNSITDSLVSRGFIYNAPIHIHDGDEYWPLFLADPNREDLHASLESLRTEEDADISIQKITRSQSAAESKVDLLSARQREILELACSRGYYGWPRTVSLEELATELDVSKPTLLEHLRKAEAKILNAELEANR from the coding sequence ATGAGTATCGAACCGACCGAGGCCAGTGGCGTTTGTCTCACGCTCGAGATCTGGCATCCGAACTGCTGGACGACCAGAGTGACTGCCGACACCGATTCGGGGCTGCTCGGACACACGGTGTATACCGCCGCTGACGGCACGGTCAACGGTCACTTCACCGTCTACGGAAATACTACCGACGCTGTCGAGGGGTGTATCGCGGAGATCAAAGATACTCCGCTAACGGGCGACGTAACGGTCATGCAACGCCGCCACGACTTCACCCACGAGATTGCCGCGCCCGGCAACGCGACCCAGGACATCTTCGTCGAGTACGATCCGGACAACAGCATCACCGACTCGCTCGTCTCCCGTGGATTCATTTATAACGCCCCGATCCACATCCACGACGGCGACGAGTACTGGCCGCTGTTTCTCGCCGATCCGAACCGCGAGGATCTCCATGCCAGCCTGGAATCGCTCCGCACCGAGGAGGACGCCGACATCTCGATCCAGAAGATCACTCGATCGCAGTCGGCCGCCGAGTCGAAAGTGGACCTGCTCTCGGCCCGTCAGCGGGAAATCCTCGAACTTGCCTGTAGTCGAGGTTACTACGGCTGGCCGCGGACAGTCTCGCTCGAGGAACTGGCGACCGAACTCGACGTTTCCAAACCGACGCTTCTAGAGCACCTCCGAAAGGCCGAAGCGAAGATCCTCAACGCCGAACTCGAGGCGAACAGATAG